Proteins from a genomic interval of bacterium:
- the murD gene encoding UDP-N-acetylmuramoyl-L-alanine--D-glutamate ligase, which produces MHTLVLGAGISGQAASRLATRLGMEHRIYDRRADALDGAPAGVETVAGEWDPSMLAGVSLVVASPGFMPHLPPLTDVRAAGIPIWSEVELAVRHLDCPVIAITGTNGKTTVCRQTTEMLVESGIRAVAAGNIGVPISDVLPGSCEVVVLEISSFQLEYTYSLAPRVSVFMNVADDHVDWHRSLIAYRLAKGRISRHLSDQDLLVYDEGDPGAVAHALGAPGRKTPVTGAEPGPGPEGPFGFAAGGLMLPGGMAPIAEMPDLDYSFRVNLVASAVAAVELGADPAAAARVASRFRHRHHRRTVVGSLGDVTWVDDSKATNPHAAMAAIRSYPSVVLIAGGVRKGLDLSPLVRAPNVRYMVAMGECGPDLVEMAAGLPTALAGSMEEAVRMASDHARAGDTVLLSPGTTGFDMFTCYEHRGNVFIQHVDEYLGRVRAGRDPRAPASAAAAE; this is translated from the coding sequence ATGCACACCCTGGTGCTGGGTGCGGGTATCTCGGGGCAGGCCGCGTCGCGGCTGGCGACCCGGCTGGGGATGGAACACCGCATCTACGACCGGCGCGCCGACGCTCTCGATGGCGCTCCTGCCGGGGTGGAGACAGTTGCCGGCGAGTGGGACCCCTCCATGCTGGCGGGCGTCTCGCTGGTGGTGGCCAGCCCCGGGTTCATGCCCCATCTGCCGCCGTTGACGGATGTCCGAGCGGCGGGAATACCGATCTGGAGCGAGGTTGAGCTGGCCGTTCGCCATCTCGATTGCCCGGTGATCGCCATTACGGGCACCAACGGCAAGACGACCGTGTGCCGCCAGACCACCGAGATGCTGGTTGAGTCGGGCATCAGGGCGGTGGCTGCCGGCAACATCGGGGTTCCGATCAGCGATGTCCTGCCGGGAAGCTGCGAGGTGGTGGTCCTCGAGATCTCCAGCTTCCAGCTTGAGTACACCTACTCGCTGGCGCCGCGGGTTTCTGTGTTCATGAACGTCGCGGATGACCACGTGGACTGGCATCGATCGCTGATCGCCTACCGGCTGGCCAAGGGCCGCATCTCCCGCCATCTCTCCGACCAGGACCTGCTGGTCTACGACGAGGGGGATCCGGGCGCGGTCGCCCATGCGCTCGGGGCCCCAGGCCGCAAGACGCCGGTGACCGGCGCCGAGCCGGGCCCGGGCCCGGAGGGGCCGTTCGGGTTCGCCGCCGGCGGCCTGATGCTTCCCGGCGGGATGGCGCCGATCGCGGAAATGCCCGACCTCGACTACTCCTTCCGGGTGAACTTGGTGGCCTCGGCCGTGGCCGCCGTAGAACTGGGCGCCGACCCGGCGGCGGCGGCCAGGGTGGCGTCCCGCTTCCGGCACCGCCACCATCGGCGGACCGTGGTGGGCTCGCTCGGCGACGTGACCTGGGTGGACGATTCCAAGGCCACCAACCCGCATGCAGCGATGGCGGCCATCCGTTCCTATCCGTCAGTGGTGCTGATCGCGGGCGGGGTGAGGAAGGGCCTCGACCTGTCCCCCCTGGTGCGGGCGCCCAACGTCCGCTACATGGTGGCGATGGGGGAGTGCGGTCCCGACCTGGTGGAGATGGCCGCGGGTCTGCCCACCGCCCTGGCCGGTTCGATGGAGGAGGCGGTGCGGATGGCCTCCGACCACGCCCGGGCCGGGGATACCGTCCTGCTCTCGCCGGGCACCACCGGATTCGACATGTTCACCTGCTACGAGCACCGGGGAAACGTCTTCATCCAGCACGTCGACGAGTACCTGGGTCGGGTCCGGGCCGGCCGGGACCCGAGGGCGCCCGCATCCGCGGCGGCTGCTGAATGA
- the ftsW gene encoding putative lipid II flippase FtsW, with the protein MSNRLSSIADLRVWARRRDEIALSRSRVVVFVLVLAASLLVIGLGATLSASSASGIIQEADRLAVFKRQLQWVVVGVCAMVIMAMVPYNWYRRIAPYALGLSFAGLVVTLMVGVRRGGANRWLEFGDLTVQVSEFSKLAVIVFLAAVLTRRRDRLDEPRQWAGPMVFAVGGTCALIVWQPDLGTAIIVAGAAGVMMIAAGVPFRYIAGIGATGLAVIGYATYSLEYRRQRFLCFLDPLSDPSDACFQMIQSLIALGSGHWLGVGLGASRSRWSYLPNPYTDFIFTIIGEETGFIGATALLFALAGLSLVGVWVAYRTSDMFARLLASGITAWLGVQSLVNVGGAVGAIPVTGLALPLVSVGGSAMLVAMAGVGILVNVARNAPHVPDPAPERRAR; encoded by the coding sequence ATGAGCAACCGCCTGTCGTCGATCGCGGACCTCCGCGTCTGGGCCCGCCGCCGCGACGAGATCGCTCTGTCTCGATCCAGGGTGGTGGTGTTCGTGCTGGTGCTGGCCGCCAGCCTGCTGGTGATCGGCCTTGGGGCCACGCTGTCGGCTTCCTCAGCCTCCGGGATCATCCAGGAGGCCGATCGGCTGGCGGTCTTCAAGAGGCAGCTGCAGTGGGTGGTCGTAGGCGTTTGCGCGATGGTGATCATGGCCATGGTTCCCTACAACTGGTACCGCCGGATCGCCCCCTATGCCCTGGGCCTCTCCTTCGCCGGGCTGGTGGTGACCCTGATGGTCGGTGTGAGGAGGGGCGGCGCCAACCGGTGGCTGGAATTCGGTGATCTGACCGTCCAGGTTTCGGAGTTCTCCAAGCTGGCCGTGATCGTTTTCCTGGCCGCCGTCCTCACCCGTCGAAGAGACCGCCTCGACGAGCCGCGCCAGTGGGCAGGCCCGATGGTGTTCGCAGTGGGCGGGACCTGTGCGCTGATCGTCTGGCAGCCCGACCTGGGAACCGCCATCATCGTGGCCGGGGCGGCCGGGGTCATGATGATCGCGGCCGGGGTGCCGTTCCGGTATATCGCCGGCATCGGCGCTACCGGATTGGCGGTGATCGGGTATGCCACCTACTCGCTGGAGTACCGCCGCCAGCGGTTCCTGTGTTTCCTGGACCCGCTGTCCGACCCGAGCGACGCCTGTTTCCAGATGATCCAGAGCCTCATAGCCCTCGGCAGCGGCCACTGGCTGGGTGTCGGGCTGGGCGCCTCCCGGTCCCGCTGGTCATACCTGCCCAATCCCTACACCGACTTCATCTTCACCATCATCGGTGAGGAGACCGGTTTCATCGGGGCGACCGCCCTGCTGTTCGCCCTGGCCGGCTTGTCGCTGGTCGGGGTGTGGGTGGCCTACCGGACCAGCGACATGTTCGCCCGCCTCCTCGCCAGCGGCATCACCGCCTGGTTGGGCGTGCAGTCGCTGGTCAACGTGGGTGGTGCGGTTGGCGCCATTCCGGTTACCGGCCTGGCCCTGCCGCTGGTGTCGGTCGGTGGTAGCGCGATGCTGGTGGCCATGGCCGGGGTCGGGATCCTGGTGAACGTGGCGCGCAACGCCCCGCACGTACCCGATCCGGCGCCGGAACGGCGG